Proteins from a single region of Acanthochromis polyacanthus isolate Apoly-LR-REF ecotype Palm Island chromosome 11, KAUST_Apoly_ChrSc, whole genome shotgun sequence:
- the klhl38a gene encoding kelch-like protein 38, which translates to MAVRPREVFFFKDSELPSHLLAQLNILRQERILTDVLLCTEHQEIPCHRSVLVSSSPYFRAMFCSNFLESSQARVNLRGIASNVLIGIVDYVYTGCVTITMENVLPLMQAASMLHYGGLFEACSMFLQDQLSPENCLSMIRLSEILHCESLKERAKEMAVRCFSDVAATEDFCELSLPELMCYLEDDRLCAEEEQVFETLLAWIHHDPFSRRGAIHDLFKKVRLRYIHPTYLFQFIANDPLVQSSTLCTEIIESVRRLMLTVSTKCSRELKPLWTTPRRYTCRETLVVVGGRKNNEQTSREALLYDERTHRWQWLAKLPLRLYKAAYVCIHSILYVLGGLSLCMTSGDSSVSATVYTLSLKTNQWRTAEPMLEPRYAHQSVSYLHFIFVLGGIGVDKRISQSVERYNSMFNQWEAMAPMPTATLHPAVAASDQRIYVFGGEDAMQNPVRLIQVYHISRNLWSRLETRTVKNVCAPAAVIEDKIYIIGGYTRRMIAYDTKANKFVKCENLKERRMHHSATVINNKLYVTGGRILNGHDVIEDSDCFECYDPKTDVWTSKGSLPYKLFDHGSLPLVCVTNRPNPP; encoded by the exons ATGGCTGTAAGACCACGAgaagttttctttttcaaagactCAGAACTTCCCTCCCACCTTCTTGCTCAGCTCAACATCCTCCGGCAGGAGCGCATCCTGACAGACGTCCTGCTCTGCACCGAGCACCAGGAGATCCCCTGCCACAGGAGCGTCCTGGTGTCCAGCAGCCCCTATTTCCGTGCCATGTTCTGCAGCAACTTCCTGGAGAGCAGCCAGGCCCGCGTCAACCTGAGGGGAATCGCTTCAAATGTCCTCATCGGCATCGTGGACTATGTTTACACGGGCTGCGTCACCATCACCATGGAGAATGTGCTGCCGCTCATGCAGGCAGCATCCATGCTTCACTATGGAGGTCTGTTTGAGGCCTGCTCCATGTTCCTCCAGGACCAGCTGAGTCCAGAGAACTGTCTGAGCATGATCCGCCTCTCTGAGATCCTTCACTGTGAAAGCTTGAAGGAGAGGGCGAAGGAGATGGCTGTGAGGTGTTTCTCTGACGTCGCTGCCACAGAGGATTTCTGTGAGTTGTCTCTTCCTGAGCTCATGTGTTACCTAGAAGACGACCGACTCTGTGCAGAGGAGGAGCAGGTATTTGAGACCCTCCTGGCGTGGATCCACCACGACCCGTTCTCACGACGCGGCGCCATCCACGATCTCTTCAAGAAAGTCCGTCTGCGCTACATCCATCCAACTTACCTCTTCCAGTTCATTGCCAATGACCCGCTGGTGCAGTCTTCCACCCTCTGCACCGAGATAATCGAGTCAGTTCGCCGTCTCATGCTCACAGTCAGCACCAAGTGTAGCCGAGAACTGAAGCCACTTTGGACCACGCCCAGGCGTTACACCTGTAGAGAGACACTGGTGGTAGTTGGTGGGCGTAAAAACAATGAACAGACTTCACGAGAAGCGTTACTATATGACGAAAGGACTCACCGCTGGCAGTGGTTGGCCAAGCTCCCTCTTCGCCTCTACAAAGCTGCATATGTTTGCATTCACAGCATCCTCTATGTGCTTGGCGGGCTCAGCCTCTGCATGACGTCAGGCGACAGCTCGGTCAGCGCCACAGTTTACACACTTTCCCTGAAAACCAACCAGTGGAGGACTGCTGAGCCCATGTTGGAGCCACGATACGCCCATCAAAGCGTCTCCTAcctgcactttatttttgtgttagGAGGCATTGGGGTAGACAAGAGAATCTCTCAGTCAGTGGAGAGGTACAACAGCATGTTTAATCAGTGGGAAGCCATGGCACCAATGCCCACAGCAACGCTTCATCCAGCTGTTGCAGCCAGTGATCAGAGGATCTATGTTTTTGGAGGGGAGGATGCCATGCAGAACCCAGTCAGACTGATTCAG GTGTATCACATCTCTCGAAACTTGTGGTCCAGGCTAGAAACAAGGACGGTGAAGAATGTTTGTGCTCCAGCTGCTGTCATAGAAGACAAGATCTACATCATAGGAG GATACACCAGACGAATGATTGCCTACGATACCAAAGCCAACAAGTTCGTAAAGTGTGAGAATCTGAAGGAGCGGAGAATGCATCACAGCGCTACAGTGATCAACAACAAGCTCTATGTCACTGGCGGACGCATCCTCAACGGCCACGATGTCATCGAGGACTCGGACTGCTTCGAGTGTTACGATCCAAAAACAGATGTTTGGACGTCCAAAGGTTCTCTTCCATACAAGCTGTTCGACCACGGCTCTCTGCCACTGGTCTGTGTCACTAACAGACCCAACCCACCGTGA